Proteins co-encoded in one endosymbiont 'TC1' of Trimyema compressum genomic window:
- a CDS encoding molybdopterin cofactor-binding domain-containing protein: MSWKRWLWCKAGCSSGTFKWRLSFSRKRPVLLEFTREESIEATRTRHSMVFKLKTGVQKDGEIIVRSMEVISNTGAYSAHGHSVCGNIGGQFSVLYPAPNLSYKATTVYINLLIASAMRGYGIPQLTFAVESHMDNIAQEMKWDPIEFREKNLCKIGDYNSVNGFAIRSCGLPEIIAKGKSIIKWDEKRALDKLVSGKYYGVGMALFSYFQSTFPHNVELAGARIMMNENGSATLFIGCAEIGQGTDTTMAQIAAEAIGIKAEQIKVIGSDTALSVLLIQALMHQDEPM, from the coding sequence ATTAGTTGGAAGAGGTGGCTTTGGTGTAAAGCAGGATGCAGTTCTGGAACCTTTAAATGGCGCCTTAGCTTTAGCAGAAAAAGGCCTGTTCTCTTAGAATTTACAAGAGAAGAGTCAATTGAAGCTACTCGCACAAGGCATAGTATGGTTTTTAAACTTAAAACAGGGGTACAAAAAGATGGAGAAATTATCGTCCGTTCTATGGAAGTAATCTCCAATACAGGAGCTTATAGTGCTCATGGTCACAGTGTTTGTGGTAATATAGGGGGTCAGTTTTCTGTATTATATCCAGCACCAAATCTAAGCTATAAAGCGACTACAGTCTATATAAATCTCTTAATAGCAAGTGCTATGAGAGGGTATGGTATTCCTCAGCTAACATTTGCAGTAGAATCTCATATGGATAATATTGCTCAAGAAATGAAGTGGGATCCTATTGAATTTAGAGAGAAAAACTTATGTAAAATAGGGGACTATAATTCTGTTAATGGCTTTGCTATTAGGAGTTGTGGTTTGCCAGAAATTATTGCCAAAGGCAAATCCATTATTAAATGGGACGAAAAGAGAGCTCTGGATAAATTAGTGAGTGGAAAATATTATGGTGTAGGCATGGCTCTTTTTAGCTATTTTCAATCTACTTTTCCTCATAATGTGGAATTAGCTGGAGCTAGAATAATGATGAATGAAAATGGATCAGCAACTCTTTTTATCGGTTGTGCAGAAATTGGTCAAGGCACGGATACAACAATGGCTCAGATTGCAGCTGAAGCTATTGGTATAAAAGCCGAACAGATTAAAGTGATTGGTTCTGATACAGCGCTATCTGTCCTTTTGATTCAGGCGCTTATGCATCAAGACGAACCTATGTAA
- a CDS encoding leucine-rich repeat domain-containing protein has protein sequence MTTSFLKAEETVTFAQQFPNVHTAEVIAGEFGKNVNDVMDQSVLSCTEFDLEQKGLADVTGIDVFTNLQYLNLSSNQITSILESIGKLSDLQILNLLDNQLTNVPESIGNLTGLIGIDLSNNHLSVLPLSLIKLQSINEYLNLSNQTISLLPKDFITQSFTLTSSITAMGEVVPHLLAEQVIV, from the coding sequence ATGACAACGAGCTTTTTAAAGGCCGAAGAGACAGTAACTTTTGCACAGCAATTTCCTAATGTACATACAGCAGAGGTGATAGCAGGAGAATTTGGAAAAAATGTTAATGATGTGATGGATCAAAGTGTGTTAAGTTGTACAGAATTTGATTTAGAACAAAAAGGACTGGCTGACGTTACAGGTATAGATGTTTTTACTAATTTACAATATTTAAACTTGAGTTCTAACCAAATAACAAGTATACTAGAAAGCATTGGTAAATTATCTGATTTACAAATTTTAAATTTATTGGATAACCAGTTAACAAATGTGCCGGAAAGCATTGGTAATTTAACTGGGTTAATAGGTATAGATTTATCAAATAATCATCTGTCAGTTTTACCTTTATCATTAATTAAGCTACAGTCTATTAATGAGTATTTGAATTTATCTAATCAAACAATCAGTTTATTGCCTAAAGATTTCATAACACAATCATTTACATTAACATCATCGATTACTGCAATGGGAGAAGTCGTACCACACCTACTAGCGGAACAGGTGATTGTGTGA
- the modB gene encoding molybdate ABC transporter permease subunit, giving the protein MDWSPLIVSIKTACLSIIVTFFLGLLAAWFVARSKSKFKGVIDSILMLPLILPPTVIGFFLLVFFGKNGPIGSFLFESLNVSVIFTWTATVIAATVVSFPLMYKTARGAFEQVDDSLIYSARILGAKEWRVFWKVVVPVAWPGICAGAVLAFARGLGEFGATLMIAGNIVGKTQTIPLAIYFAVEAGDMNKAYLWAGLIFSISLIGMILMNYWTQRQQKNQYGRGR; this is encoded by the coding sequence ATGGATTGGTCTCCATTAATTGTTTCTATAAAGACGGCCTGTCTTTCTATAATTGTAACATTTTTTTTAGGATTGCTAGCAGCTTGGTTTGTAGCCAGATCTAAGAGTAAATTTAAAGGTGTCATTGATAGTATTTTAATGTTACCATTAATATTACCACCAACAGTGATTGGGTTCTTTTTGCTAGTATTTTTTGGTAAAAATGGTCCTATAGGTTCATTTCTTTTTGAGTCATTAAATGTTTCAGTTATATTTACATGGACTGCCACTGTTATTGCTGCAACTGTAGTTTCTTTTCCATTAATGTATAAGACTGCTAGAGGGGCTTTTGAGCAAGTAGATGATAGTTTGATTTATAGTGCTAGAATTTTAGGGGCAAAAGAGTGGCGTGTTTTTTGGAAGGTAGTAGTACCGGTAGCTTGGCCAGGCATTTGTGCTGGAGCAGTTTTAGCTTTTGCCCGTGGCTTAGGAGAGTTTGGTGCAACTTTAATGATTGCAGGAAATATTGTAGGAAAAACCCAAACTATTCCCTTAGCTATTTATTTTGCAGTTGAAGCAGGGGATATGAATAAAGCTTATTTATGGGCGGGATTGATTTTCTCAATCTCTTTAATTGGCATGATTTTAATGAATTACTGGACCCAGAGACAGCAGAAAAATCAATATGGAAGGGGTCGTTAA
- a CDS encoding nucleobase:cation symporter-2 family protein, which translates to MKGKSDIDGMLPFGEMSMLRIQQVLAFYSGGVAIPLIVGAGLGLSHQEIGILIAADLFTCGIATIIQSLGMGKHIGIRLPVILGCAFAPIAVIISTGNNFGITTVYGSIIVAGVFIFLIAPLFGKILKLFPPVVTGSVVCIIGLSLIPNSITDIAGGAQVVGTDLYGAPQFLLLTGITLLLVVIINRFTKVFMKSISILIGLIAGTIIAAFMGLVDPTPLFEASWFQFVRPFHFGLPTFNIQAIISMCVVMLIVMIESTGTFFVIGNYVGKEIGEKEVTKGLRAEGIATVLGGIFNSFPYTTYSGNAGLVGLTRVNSRFVVVLAGVFLFILGLLPKFAALATMIPRPVLGAVMLIMFSMIVTSGFNKVDDIEDIEEDAVVTGRTLTE; encoded by the coding sequence ATGAAAGGAAAATCAGACATTGATGGAATGCTTCCCTTTGGGGAAATGAGTATGCTCAGAATTCAGCAAGTTTTGGCCTTTTATTCAGGTGGTGTTGCTATTCCTTTAATTGTAGGTGCAGGTCTTGGACTTTCGCATCAAGAAATTGGCATTTTAATTGCAGCAGATTTATTCACTTGCGGTATCGCCACAATTATTCAGTCTTTGGGAATGGGAAAACATATAGGTATTAGGTTACCAGTAATTCTAGGGTGTGCCTTTGCACCAATAGCTGTTATTATTTCTACAGGGAATAATTTTGGAATAACAACAGTCTATGGATCGATTATTGTTGCAGGTGTTTTTATTTTTCTAATTGCGCCTTTGTTTGGGAAGATTTTGAAGTTGTTCCCACCAGTAGTGACAGGTTCTGTAGTTTGTATCATTGGTTTATCTTTAATTCCCAATAGTATTACGGATATTGCAGGAGGGGCTCAAGTTGTAGGAACGGATTTATATGGTGCTCCTCAATTTTTATTGTTGACAGGTATTACGTTACTGCTTGTGGTCATAATCAATCGTTTCACAAAGGTTTTTATGAAGTCAATTTCAATTTTAATTGGCCTTATTGCTGGTACTATAATTGCAGCTTTTATGGGATTAGTTGATCCAACACCTCTTTTTGAAGCCAGCTGGTTCCAATTTGTTAGACCATTTCATTTTGGCTTGCCTACTTTCAATATCCAGGCAATTATTAGTATGTGTGTTGTGATGTTAATTGTAATGATTGAATCAACGGGCACATTTTTTGTCATTGGTAATTATGTTGGCAAAGAAATTGGAGAAAAGGAAGTGACAAAAGGGTTACGAGCTGAAGGAATTGCTACAGTCCTTGGAGGAATTTTTAATTCTTTCCCATATACAACCTATTCAGGTAATGCAGGTTTAGTTGGTTTAACTAGAGTTAATAGTAGATTTGTAGTTGTACTAGCAGGTGTTTTTCTCTTTATTTTAGGATTACTGCCTAAATTTGCTGCTTTAGCAACTATGATACCGAGACCTGTTTTAGGAGCCGTTATGTTGATTATGTTTTCTATGATTGTAACATCTGGTTTTAATAAAGTTGATGATATTGAAGACATTGAAGAAGATGCAGTTGTAACTGGAAGAACATTAACTGAATAA
- a CDS encoding molybdopterin cofactor-binding domain-containing protein, producing MIFENEIKVPIVQHVPIEPAVSLAYLENDGTLVVHSANQGPHILRKTISKALGLNLDSVRVIKTLVGRGGFGVKQDAVLEPLNGALALAEKGLFS from the coding sequence TTGATTTTTGAAAATGAAATCAAGGTACCAATTGTACAACATGTTCCTATTGAACCAGCTGTTTCTTTGGCTTATTTAGAAAATGATGGAACTTTAGTTGTGCATAGTGCTAATCAAGGTCCTCATATTTTAAGAAAGACAATTTCAAAAGCCCTTGGCTTGAATCTTGACTCAGTCCGAGTCATTAAGACATTAGTTGGAAGAGGTGGCTTTGGTGTAAAGCAGGATGCAGTTCTGGAACCTTTAAATGGCGCCTTAGCTTTAGCAGAAAAAGGCCTGTTCTCTTAG
- a CDS encoding molybdopterin cofactor-binding domain-containing protein encodes MVLAEDRKNLDLRDGNVINKTRREIVCTVEDITMKLFYDYKNPQTLTKEAYYSPTTNALTFGAAFTEVTIDASTGKVEIEKITAIIDCGKVINPDLAEGQVEGGTAMSVAYGLYEEILIDEKQVESEMAIFWIIKFLL; translated from the coding sequence ATTGTGCTGGCAGAAGATAGAAAAAATTTAGATTTAAGAGATGGAAATGTTATTAATAAGACTAGAAGGGAAATAGTATGTACAGTAGAAGATATCACAATGAAACTATTCTACGATTATAAGAATCCTCAGACATTAACTAAGGAAGCCTACTATTCTCCTACTACAAATGCTTTAACATTTGGGGCAGCGTTTACTGAGGTTACTATAGATGCTAGTACTGGTAAGGTTGAAATAGAAAAAATTACAGCCATAATTGATTGTGGTAAAGTGATTAATCCTGATTTAGCAGAAGGCCAGGTTGAAGGTGGAACAGCTATGTCTGTAGCCTATGGTCTTTATGAAGAAATTTTGATTGATGAAAAACAGGTAGAGTCAGAAATGGCAATCTTTTGGATTATAAAATTCCTACTATGA
- a CDS encoding sulfate/molybdate ABC transporter ATP-binding protein — protein sequence MEGVVKMALKVKLKKKFKEFTLDVDFICKEKITGILGASGSGKTMTLKGISGIEKLDEGQVILNDMVLFDSDKKINKLVRERKIGYLFQDYALFPNMTVVENIGFGLHKLAKEERNESVAKMIYRLALSGLENRFPSQLSGGQKQRVALGRALVLNPELLLLDEPFSALDSYLRHQMIEQLRENLSWYQGYAIFVTHNMREAYRLCNDIIVVDKGKVEAFGDKKTIFKKPPTLKTGQLTGCKNFSQCRKIGEYDIFAMDWGINLKTEDRVSDNVTHVGIQDQYLRFARENEVANRVVLYPVNVVENPFDMSIYLSVSEKTEENLLRWEMSRNFWQTIENKGGPWTIYFDPKALILVDK from the coding sequence ATGGAAGGGGTCGTTAAAATGGCTTTAAAGGTTAAGCTGAAAAAGAAATTTAAAGAATTTACCCTAGATGTTGATTTTATTTGCAAAGAAAAGATTACAGGGATACTCGGGGCATCTGGTTCAGGTAAGACTATGACTTTAAAAGGTATTTCTGGAATTGAAAAGCTCGATGAGGGACAAGTTATTTTAAATGATATGGTTCTTTTTGATAGTGATAAAAAGATTAATAAATTAGTTAGAGAACGGAAAATTGGCTATTTATTTCAGGATTATGCACTTTTTCCCAATATGACTGTAGTGGAAAATATTGGCTTTGGCCTTCATAAGTTAGCAAAGGAAGAAAGAAATGAATCTGTGGCTAAAATGATTTACCGGCTGGCATTAAGCGGTTTAGAAAATCGTTTTCCAAGTCAGCTTTCTGGAGGTCAGAAGCAGCGAGTAGCTTTAGGGAGAGCATTGGTACTAAATCCTGAGTTGCTTCTACTAGATGAGCCTTTTTCAGCTTTGGATAGCTATTTGAGGCATCAGATGATTGAGCAATTGAGGGAAAATCTTAGCTGGTATCAAGGTTACGCTATATTTGTGACTCATAATATGCGGGAAGCTTATCGTTTATGTAATGATATTATTGTTGTAGATAAAGGAAAAGTTGAAGCTTTTGGAGACAAGAAGACTATTTTCAAAAAGCCCCCTACTTTAAAGACGGGACAATTAACAGGGTGTAAAAATTTTTCTCAATGTAGGAAAATTGGTGAATACGATATTTTTGCTATGGATTGGGGTATCAATTTAAAAACTGAGGATAGGGTTTCAGATAATGTTACACATGTAGGTATTCAGGATCAATATTTACGTTTTGCTAGGGAAAATGAAGTAGCTAATAGGGTAGTTCTTTATCCTGTAAATGTTGTTGAAAACCCTTTTGATATGAGTATTTATCTCAGTGTATCAGAAAAAACAGAGGAAAACTTATTACGTTGGGAAATGAGCCGAAATTTTTGGCAAACTATTGAAAATAAGGGAGGCCCTTGGACAATTTATTTTGATCCAAAGGCTTTAATATTGGTAGATAAATAA
- a CDS encoding Ig-like domain-containing protein, translated as MITGNDIAWKSLTKDTSSVSFVFNKTITIGNGNSDFSGTVIQPLNYAEPFYRLSFDLKVVAELLQRIK; from the coding sequence GTGATTACAGGAAATGATATTGCGTGGAAATCATTAACAAAAGATACTAGTTCAGTTAGTTTTGTGTTTAATAAAACAATAACAATAGGTAATGGGAATTCTGATTTTTCAGGAACTGTTATACAGCCTTTAAATTATGCAGAACCGTTTTATAGATTATCTTTTGATTTAAAGGTGGTAGCGGAATTGCTCCAGAGAATCAAATGA
- the xerC gene encoding tyrosine recombinase XerC, whose product MEELYIYINHFINFLSVEKDYSQHTIEAYNKDLIQWTNWLESLDRRINLSEVDHKAIRVYINYLNKHNYSKRTLARKIATLKSFFKFLNREAFIENNPMVYIQSPKLDKRLPNFMYEYQIEKLLSIPDKETPRGLRDYCLLEVLYGTGLRVSELVNLTRGDLHLKEGYIRVIGKGNKERIVPIGSFAIKSINAYLDKGRPEFYKEGISFEFLFIGVRGKVLNDRMVRKIIDDCIETTAQNIDVSPHIIRHSFATHLLERGSDIRVVQSFLGHESLSTTQVYTHITKNQLKKVYDNAHPRAKRENS is encoded by the coding sequence TTGGAAGAATTATATATATATATAAATCATTTTATTAATTTCTTATCTGTTGAAAAAGATTATTCTCAACATACAATAGAAGCTTACAATAAAGATTTAATACAATGGACGAATTGGCTTGAATCATTAGATAGAAGGATTAACTTAAGTGAAGTTGACCACAAAGCTATTCGAGTTTATATTAATTATTTAAATAAGCATAATTATAGCAAGAGAACGCTGGCTAGAAAGATTGCTACTTTAAAATCTTTTTTTAAATTTTTAAATAGAGAAGCTTTTATTGAGAATAATCCAATGGTCTATATTCAAAGCCCTAAGCTAGATAAGCGATTGCCAAATTTTATGTATGAATACCAGATTGAAAAACTTTTATCAATACCAGACAAGGAAACCCCAAGGGGTTTGAGGGACTACTGCCTTTTAGAGGTTCTTTATGGAACCGGTCTTCGAGTAAGTGAATTAGTTAATTTAACTAGGGGGGATCTTCATTTAAAGGAAGGCTATATTAGAGTAATTGGTAAGGGCAATAAGGAAAGAATTGTACCAATTGGTTCCTTTGCCATTAAAAGTATTAATGCTTATTTAGATAAAGGCAGACCTGAATTTTATAAAGAAGGTATTTCTTTTGAGTTTTTATTCATAGGTGTAAGAGGAAAAGTATTAAATGACCGGATGGTGCGGAAAATTATTGACGACTGTATTGAAACAACGGCTCAAAATATTGATGTATCTCCTCATATAATTCGCCATAGTTTTGCAACCCATCTTCTTGAAAGAGGTTCAGATATTAGGGTGGTTCAAAGCTTTTTAGGGCATGAAAGTTTATCGACAACGCAAGTATATACTCACATAACTAAAAATCAACTAAAAAAAGTATATGATAATGCTCATCCTAGAGCAAAAAGGGAGAATTCCTAG
- a CDS encoding InlB B-repeat-containing protein produces the protein MIKIGGLANPVDNPLREGYTFSGWNTASDGSGLTWNFATTIMLDSDITVYAQWIQNKRSELLDSENKSDNQANEIGKISRKSLPKTGGYEVLSVGF, from the coding sequence ATGATTAAAATAGGAGGTTTAGCAAATCCTGTAGATAATCCACTAAGAGAAGGGTATACATTTAGTGGCTGGAATACAGCATCAGATGGAAGTGGGTTAACATGGAATTTTGCAACAACTATCATGCTAGATAGCGACATTACAGTATATGCTCAATGGATTCAAAACAAAAGGTCAGAATTATTAGATTCTGAAAATAAATCCGATAACCAAGCTAATGAAATTGGTAAAATTTCTAGAAAATCATTGCCTAAAACAGGTGGTTATGAAGTGCTATCAGTTGGTTTTTAA
- the miaB gene encoding tRNA (N6-isopentenyl adenosine(37)-C2)-methylthiotransferase MiaB codes for MKYFIEIWGCQMNEHDAETLAGLIEKKGFTKSDTIEEADLVVLYTCCIREKAEAKVLGRIGALKKIKDKKEGNMITAVGGCMTQQEDVATMIQKRFKQVDIIFGTHNLNDFDIFLEQKMANHEGVYAVSKEDSMMIKDQVPMRRADDLKAYVNIIYGCNNFCSYCIVPYVRGREKSRSIKAIREEVQSLLANGYKEITLLGQNVNSYGKDFKDGTDFSMLLKELDQLGDYRLRFMSSHPRDFNEALVDTISESKNVCPQFHLPVQGGSDSVLKSMNRGYTRDKYLSLVSYIKKVFPEGTISTDMIVGFPGETEEDFQDTLDLMEKVGFDQAYMFIYSVREGTRAENMPNHINPEVQKERFDRMLTLQKRKSLERNEAMLGKVYEVLVENKTAKGAMTGRTLGNKVINFSGSESLIGELVKVKVTDANTWSLFGEIVE; via the coding sequence TTGAAATATTTTATTGAAATATGGGGCTGTCAAATGAATGAGCATGATGCTGAAACTTTGGCAGGTTTAATAGAAAAGAAGGGTTTCACTAAAAGTGATACGATTGAAGAAGCAGATTTAGTGGTTTTATATACTTGTTGTATCAGAGAAAAAGCTGAGGCAAAAGTGTTAGGTCGAATAGGTGCTCTGAAGAAAATTAAGGATAAAAAAGAAGGGAATATGATTACTGCTGTAGGAGGCTGTATGACCCAACAAGAAGATGTAGCTACTATGATTCAAAAACGTTTTAAGCAAGTAGATATTATTTTTGGGACTCATAATCTAAATGATTTTGATATTTTTCTTGAACAGAAAATGGCTAACCATGAAGGGGTTTATGCAGTTTCAAAAGAAGATTCTATGATGATTAAAGATCAAGTGCCTATGCGCCGTGCAGATGATTTAAAAGCCTATGTAAATATTATTTATGGTTGTAATAATTTTTGTTCTTACTGTATTGTCCCCTATGTGAGAGGTCGGGAGAAAAGCCGGTCTATTAAAGCTATTAGAGAGGAAGTTCAGTCTCTTTTAGCTAATGGCTATAAGGAGATTACTCTTTTAGGCCAAAATGTTAATTCATATGGTAAGGATTTTAAAGATGGAACTGATTTTTCCATGCTTTTAAAGGAGTTAGATCAATTAGGTGATTACCGTTTGCGTTTTATGAGTTCTCATCCTAGAGATTTTAATGAGGCTCTTGTTGATACTATTAGCGAAAGTAAAAATGTTTGTCCTCAATTTCATTTACCAGTTCAAGGAGGTAGTGATTCTGTTCTTAAAAGCATGAATAGAGGTTATACTAGAGATAAATATTTATCTCTAGTATCCTATATCAAAAAAGTGTTTCCTGAAGGGACTATTTCAACAGATATGATTGTTGGTTTTCCTGGAGAGACTGAAGAAGATTTTCAAGATACTTTAGATTTAATGGAAAAGGTTGGTTTTGATCAAGCTTATATGTTTATTTATTCTGTTCGTGAAGGTACACGAGCAGAAAATATGCCAAACCATATTAATCCTGAGGTTCAAAAAGAGCGGTTTGATAGAATGCTAACTTTACAAAAAAGAAAAAGTCTTGAGCGAAATGAAGCTATGTTAGGTAAAGTTTATGAAGTATTAGTTGAAAACAAGACGGCTAAAGGTGCTATGACTGGCAGAACGTTGGGTAATAAGGTTATTAATTTTAGCGGTTCGGAAAGTTTAATTGGAGAATTAGTGAAAGTGAAAGTAACTGATGCAAATACTTGGTCACTTTTTGGGGAAATAGTGGAGTAG
- a CDS encoding FprA family A-type flavoprotein — MKQLKDNVYYTGVLDAELEYFDVIFETEAGTSYNSYLVRGEKNAVIDSVKAGFSEEFLTKIENITPLESIDYIVMNHTEPDHSGSLKAFLEKAPNAKVVTSRFAANLLKEILNEDIECMIVGDGDVLDLGGKTLSFVSAPFLHWPDTQFTYLKEDKILFPCDLFGCHYGNKDYLDFKSGKDTLRHFQQVYLDGIMNPFKNYAIDGIEKIKDLDIEMIAPSHGPILTEDIDDTITWYKKWAEQSLKKNEPKVVYVHYVSCYGYTAMLAEKIGEGIESTGLKANVVDIGTLPIDHVVKAAEKADGLALGSPTINRDVLEPIWEVTLGLSPYTSRGKNAAVFGSFGWSGEACKYLEERLTNLGFQVVGSTKTKMFPNEEALRAAYDLGVNLGNAVKA; from the coding sequence ATGAAACAATTAAAAGACAATGTATATTATACAGGTGTTTTAGATGCTGAATTAGAGTATTTTGATGTAATATTTGAAACAGAAGCTGGTACATCCTATAATTCATATTTAGTGCGAGGGGAAAAAAATGCAGTTATAGATTCTGTAAAGGCTGGATTTAGTGAGGAGTTTCTAACAAAAATAGAAAATATTACACCTCTTGAGTCTATTGATTATATAGTTATGAATCACACTGAGCCTGATCACAGTGGATCATTAAAGGCGTTTTTAGAAAAAGCACCAAATGCAAAGGTTGTGACTTCTAGATTTGCAGCAAATTTATTAAAAGAAATCTTAAATGAAGATATTGAGTGTATGATTGTTGGAGATGGAGATGTGTTGGATTTAGGGGGTAAAACATTAAGTTTTGTCTCAGCTCCATTTTTACATTGGCCTGATACTCAATTTACTTATTTAAAAGAAGATAAAATATTATTTCCATGTGACCTCTTTGGTTGTCACTATGGTAATAAAGACTATTTAGACTTTAAATCAGGTAAAGATACTTTAAGGCATTTTCAGCAAGTCTATTTAGATGGTATTATGAATCCCTTTAAAAACTATGCAATTGATGGAATTGAAAAAATTAAAGATTTAGACATTGAAATGATTGCACCTTCCCATGGTCCGATTTTAACTGAAGATATTGATGATACTATTACTTGGTATAAGAAGTGGGCAGAACAAAGTTTGAAAAAAAATGAACCTAAAGTAGTTTATGTTCACTACGTTAGTTGCTATGGCTATACGGCAATGTTAGCAGAAAAAATTGGAGAAGGTATTGAAAGTACAGGTTTAAAAGCTAATGTTGTTGATATTGGTACTTTACCAATTGATCATGTAGTTAAGGCTGCTGAAAAAGCAGATGGTTTGGCTCTTGGATCACCAACAATTAATAGAGATGTTCTAGAACCGATTTGGGAAGTTACACTTGGTTTAAGTCCCTATACTTCACGAGGCAAAAATGCTGCAGTTTTCGGCTCCTTTGGCTGGAGTGGTGAGGCATGTAAGTATCTTGAAGAACGTCTCACTAATTTAGGCTTTCAAGTTGTTGGCAGTACAAAAACGAAAATGTTTCCAAATGAAGAGGCTCTGAGAGCAGCTTATGATTTAGGTGTTAATTTAGGCAATGCAGTGAAAGCATAA